Proteins from one Pseudomonas grandcourensis genomic window:
- a CDS encoding carbon-nitrogen hydrolase family protein encodes MSVAVIQMVSQSDVPANLAQARRLLEQAAAGGAKLAVLPENFAAMGRRDIADIGRAEALGEGPILPWLKQTARDLKLWIVAGTLPLPPVDQPTAKVHACSLLVDDQGETVARYDKLHLFDVDVADNRGRYRESDDYAYGSGVVVADTPVGRVGLTVCYDLRFPELYSELRAAGAELITAPSAFTAVTGAAHWDVLIRARAIETQCYVLAAAQGGTHPGPRETFGHAAIVDPWGRVLAQQDQGEAVLLAERDSSEQASIRARMPVSSHRRFFSQGAQRPASERRI; translated from the coding sequence ATGTCTGTAGCGGTGATTCAAATGGTCAGCCAGAGCGATGTGCCGGCCAATCTGGCCCAGGCCCGTCGGCTGCTCGAGCAAGCGGCCGCCGGTGGCGCGAAGCTCGCGGTATTGCCGGAAAACTTCGCCGCCATGGGCCGGCGCGACATTGCCGACATCGGGCGCGCCGAAGCACTGGGCGAAGGCCCGATCCTGCCCTGGTTGAAACAGACCGCACGCGACCTCAAGTTATGGATTGTGGCCGGCACGTTGCCGTTGCCGCCGGTGGATCAGCCGACGGCGAAAGTGCATGCCTGTTCGTTGCTGGTCGATGACCAGGGCGAAACGGTGGCGCGCTACGACAAGCTGCACCTGTTCGACGTCGACGTGGCCGACAATCGTGGCCGTTATCGTGAATCCGATGACTATGCTTATGGCAGCGGGGTGGTCGTGGCGGACACGCCTGTCGGCCGGGTTGGCCTGACGGTCTGCTATGACCTGCGCTTTCCCGAGCTGTACAGCGAATTGCGTGCGGCCGGCGCCGAACTGATTACCGCCCCTTCGGCCTTTACAGCGGTAACCGGCGCGGCGCATTGGGATGTGCTGATTCGTGCGCGAGCCATAGAGACGCAATGTTACGTGCTCGCGGCTGCCCAGGGTGGTACGCATCCGGGGCCGCGGGAAACTTTCGGTCATGCTGCCATCGTCGACCCGTGGGGGCGTGTGCTGGCACAACAGGATCAAGGCGAGGCCGTGCTGCTGGCCGAACGCGACAGCAGTGAACAGGCGTCCATCCGGGCGCGGATGCCGGTGTCCAGTCACCGGCGCTTTTTCTCGCAGGGCGCCCAGCGACCTGCATCAGAACGACGAATTTAA
- a CDS encoding FagA protein, which translates to MSSALHEQPYLESWRWMSRQIRCAMCPDEPRLIDHYLAEGRYLAACTTISPWTVAETSFRLLLDTAADVALPWHWRTYCLDQAWRPLRELERLSLCKCRLKRWQSYTWQLATCELQPSIPLNELVQGFTDDQDTY; encoded by the coding sequence ATGAGTTCTGCCTTGCACGAGCAGCCTTACCTCGAAAGCTGGCGCTGGATGAGTCGCCAGATCCGTTGCGCGATGTGCCCCGACGAACCGCGTCTGATCGACCACTACCTGGCTGAAGGCCGGTACCTGGCGGCTTGCACGACCATCTCACCCTGGACCGTCGCCGAAACTTCCTTCCGTTTGTTGCTCGACACCGCTGCCGATGTCGCGCTGCCGTGGCACTGGCGCACTTACTGTCTCGACCAGGCCTGGCGCCCGCTGCGCGAACTGGAACGTCTTTCGTTATGCAAATGCCGCCTCAAGCGCTGGCAGAGCTACACCTGGCAACTCGCGACCTGTGAGTTGCAGCCGTCGATTCCTTTAAATGAACTGGTGCAAGGATTTACAGATGACCAAGACACGTATTGA
- the tldD gene encoding metalloprotease TldD, with translation MSELLSSVSEHLLAPGGVTIESLQGVLGDLAGPGIDAADLYFQGQISESWALEDGIVKEGSFNLDQGVGVRAQSGEKTGFAYSNAITLEALGAAARAARSISRAGQNGKVQAFTTQDVAQLYGPDNPLEVLTRAEKVDLLKRVDAATRALDPRIQQVTVSMAGVWERILVASTDGGLAADVRPLVRFNVSVIVEQNGRRERGGHGGGGRTDYRYFLGEDRAMGYAREALRQALVNLEAIPAPAGTLPVVLGSGWSGVLLHEAVGHGLEGDFNRKGSSAYSGRMGEMVASKLCTIVDDGTLAGRRGSLSVDDEGTPTECTTLIENGVLKGYMQDKLNARLMGVARTGNGRRESYAHLPMPRMTNTYMLAGESDPAEIIASVKRGIYCANLGGGQVDITSGKFVFSTSEAYLIEDGKITAPVKGATLIGNGPEAMSKVSMVGNDLSLDSGVGTCGKDGQSVPVGVGQPTLKIDAITVGGTGS, from the coding sequence ATGAGCGAGTTGTTGTCCTCAGTCAGTGAACACCTGCTGGCGCCCGGTGGCGTCACGATCGAGAGCCTGCAAGGCGTGCTCGGCGATCTGGCCGGGCCGGGCATCGATGCGGCCGACCTGTATTTCCAGGGGCAGATCTCCGAGTCCTGGGCGCTGGAAGACGGCATCGTCAAGGAAGGCAGCTTCAACCTTGACCAAGGCGTGGGCGTGCGTGCGCAATCGGGCGAAAAAACCGGTTTTGCCTACAGCAATGCCATCACCCTGGAAGCGTTGGGTGCCGCCGCCCGTGCTGCCCGTTCGATTTCCCGCGCCGGGCAGAACGGCAAGGTGCAGGCGTTCACTACGCAAGATGTCGCGCAGTTGTACGGGCCGGACAATCCGCTGGAAGTGCTGACCCGCGCCGAGAAAGTCGATTTGCTCAAGCGAGTCGATGCTGCGACCCGTGCCCTCGACCCGCGCATCCAGCAAGTCACCGTGAGCATGGCCGGTGTCTGGGAACGGATTCTGGTGGCTTCCACCGACGGCGGTCTGGCGGCGGATGTGCGGCCGCTGGTGCGTTTCAACGTCAGCGTGATCGTCGAGCAGAACGGCCGCCGCGAGCGCGGCGGTCATGGCGGTGGCGGTCGCACCGATTACCGTTATTTCCTCGGCGAAGACCGCGCCATGGGCTATGCCCGTGAAGCGTTGCGCCAGGCGCTGGTCAACCTCGAAGCCATTCCTGCACCGGCCGGTACCTTGCCGGTAGTGCTCGGTTCCGGCTGGTCGGGCGTGCTGTTGCACGAAGCCGTCGGTCATGGTCTGGAAGGCGACTTCAACCGCAAGGGCAGTTCGGCTTATAGCGGGCGCATGGGCGAGATGGTTGCGTCGAAGCTGTGCACCATTGTCGATGACGGCACCTTGGCCGGTCGTCGTGGCTCGTTGAGCGTCGACGACGAAGGTACGCCGACCGAGTGCACCACGCTGATCGAAAACGGCGTACTCAAAGGCTACATGCAGGACAAGCTCAACGCTCGCCTGATGGGCGTGGCACGCACTGGTAATGGCCGTCGCGAATCCTACGCGCACCTGCCGATGCCGCGCATGACCAACACTTACATGCTCGCCGGCGAAAGCGATCCGGCGGAGATCATCGCCTCGGTGAAACGCGGCATCTATTGCGCCAACCTCGGTGGCGGTCAGGTGGACATCACCAGCGGCAAGTTCGTGTTCTCCACCAGCGAGGCCTACTTGATCGAGGACGGCAAGATCACCGCTCCAGTCAAGGGCGCGACCCTGATCGGCAACGGGCCGGAAGCCATGAGCAAGGTGTCGATGGTCGGTAATGATCTGTCGCTGGACAGCGGCGTGGGCACGTGTGGCAAGGATGGGCAGTCGGTGCCGGTGGGTGTCGGCCAGCCAACGCTGAAGATTGATGCGATCACCGTGGGTGGCACGGGCTCGTAA
- the pmbA gene encoding metalloprotease PmbA — protein sequence MSAVESVGPQALPALQEQVEQIIAEAKRQGASACEVAVSLEQGLSTSVRQREVETVEFNRDQGFGITLYVGQRKGSASTSASGPDAIRETVAAALAIAKHTSEDEASGLADAALMARDLQDFDLFHEWDITPEQAIEKALLCEAAAFDADTRIKNADGTTLSTHQGCRVYGNSHGFIGGYASTRHSLSCVMIAEADGQMQRDYWYDVNRQGNLLADPVSIGQRAAQRAASRLGARPVPTCEVPVLFSAELAGGLFGSFLSAISGGSLYRKSSFLEGTLGQKLFPEWLTIDERPHLMRAMGSAAFDGDGLATYAKPFVEKGELVSYILGTYSGRKLGMPSTANAGGVHNLFVTHGDEDQAALLRRMGRGLLVTELMGQGLNMVTGDYSRGAAGYWVENGEIQFAVQEVTIAGNMRDMFKQIVAVGNDLELRSNIRTGSVLIERMTVAGS from the coding sequence ATGAGTGCAGTTGAAAGCGTCGGCCCACAAGCGTTGCCGGCACTGCAGGAACAAGTCGAGCAGATCATCGCTGAAGCCAAACGCCAGGGGGCCAGTGCCTGTGAAGTGGCGGTGTCGCTGGAGCAGGGTTTGTCGACTTCGGTGCGCCAGCGTGAGGTCGAAACCGTTGAATTCAACCGCGACCAGGGTTTTGGCATCACCTTGTACGTCGGTCAGCGCAAAGGCTCGGCCAGCACTTCGGCCAGCGGTCCTGATGCGATTCGCGAAACCGTCGCCGCTGCACTGGCCATCGCCAAACACACTTCGGAAGATGAAGCCTCGGGCCTGGCGGATGCCGCGCTGATGGCCAGGGACCTGCAGGATTTCGATCTTTTCCACGAATGGGACATCACCCCGGAACAGGCCATCGAAAAAGCCTTGCTCTGTGAAGCGGCGGCCTTCGATGCCGATACGCGGATCAAAAACGCCGACGGCACGACCCTCAGCACCCACCAAGGCTGCCGCGTTTATGGCAATAGCCACGGGTTCATCGGCGGTTACGCATCGACTCGCCACAGCCTGAGCTGCGTGATGATCGCCGAGGCCGATGGTCAGATGCAGCGCGATTACTGGTACGACGTGAACCGCCAGGGCAACTTGCTGGCCGACCCGGTGAGCATCGGTCAGCGGGCTGCGCAACGGGCGGCGAGCCGTCTGGGCGCGCGTCCGGTGCCGACTTGTGAGGTGCCGGTGTTGTTTTCCGCAGAATTGGCTGGGGGGCTGTTCGGCAGTTTCCTGTCGGCGATTTCCGGCGGCAGCCTGTATCGCAAGTCTTCGTTCCTTGAGGGCACACTCGGGCAGAAGCTGTTTCCGGAGTGGCTGACCATCGACGAGCGTCCGCATCTGATGCGCGCCATGGGCAGCGCAGCGTTCGACGGTGACGGTTTGGCAACCTACGCCAAACCGTTCGTCGAAAAGGGCGAGTTGGTGTCGTACATCCTCGGTACCTATTCCGGGCGCAAGCTCGGCATGCCGAGCACGGCCAACGCCGGCGGCGTGCACAACCTGTTCGTTACCCATGGCGACGAAGACCAGGCTGCCTTGCTGCGGCGCATGGGACGCGGGCTGTTGGTCACCGAGTTGATGGGCCAGGGCCTGAACATGGTGACCGGCGATTACTCCCGTGGCGCAGCGGGTTATTGGGTCGAGAACGGCGAAATCCAGTTTGCAGTCCAGGAAGTGACCATCGCCGGCAACATGCGCGACATGTTCAAACAGATCGTTGCAGTGGGTAATGACCTTGAGCTGCGCAGCAACATTCGCACAGGTTCCGTGCTGATCGAGCGGATGACGGTGGCAGGCAGCTAA
- the yjgA gene encoding ribosome biogenesis factor YjgA, with product MVDSYDDSLDTGEKSKSQVKRELHALVDLGERLTTLKPDLLAKLPLTDGMRRALADAPKHTANIARKRHLQFIGKLMRDQDTAAILVLLDQLDASTRQYNERFHNLERWRDRLIAGDDAVLEKFVVDYPDADRQQLRSLIRQAQHELAQNKPPASSRKIFKYIRELDETQRGLR from the coding sequence ATGGTTGATTCTTACGACGACTCCCTCGATACGGGAGAAAAAAGCAAATCCCAGGTCAAACGCGAGCTGCATGCTCTGGTTGACCTTGGCGAGCGCCTTACAACACTCAAGCCTGACTTGCTGGCAAAACTGCCCTTGACCGACGGAATGCGTCGGGCTCTGGCCGATGCGCCCAAGCACACCGCGAACATCGCGCGTAAACGGCATCTTCAGTTCATCGGCAAACTGATGCGCGATCAGGACACTGCCGCCATTCTGGTTCTGCTCGATCAACTCGATGCCTCCACCCGCCAATACAACGAACGCTTCCATAACCTGGAGCGCTGGCGCGATCGTCTGATCGCCGGCGACGATGCCGTTCTGGAAAAATTCGTCGTCGACTACCCGGACGCGGACCGCCAGCAATTGCGTTCCCTGATCCGTCAGGCCCAGCATGAGCTTGCGCAAAACAAGCCTCCTGCTTCCAGCCGTAAAATCTTCAAGTACATCCGTGAGCTGGACGAGACTCAACGCGGTCTGCGTTAA
- a CDS encoding YhdP family protein yields MDRLTRILAALTRWGLGLCALVLVLMALYVSLGRELTPLVAEYRADIETKASDALGMPLQIGELEGNWSGFAPILMARDVTVGEGANALRLDQVRAVPDLWASLLARQVRIAHLEFSGLKINLKQAEDGQWVLEGLPVRQDQPADPEQLLNRMQMLQQLSVLDSQVTLQPFGQSPLTLTYVGLNLKTGASRQRLDARLTLPDGQPVAMSLRTRIRASEWKDGEAEVYLSLPQSDWSKWLPERATQEWTFSEIKAGGELWATWGKGTLQSAAVRLNAPQLKGAYGERKPIQIDNLALNGYFQRSAKGASVTLDSLAMNLGETRWETHLQLTQSAATDKTEELWHLQADRVDLTPLTPLLNALAPLPEGFATVVERLKVTGGLRNVLVDFRPNAIDDSKFGFAANLDQVGFDAYHGAPAARNVSGSISGDLGQGELRMDSKDFMLHLDPIFAKPWQYIQANARLTWKLDKESFTLIAPYLKVLGEEGKIAGDFLIRLHFDHTQEDYMDLRVGMVDGDGRYTAKYLPTVLSPALDEWLRTAILKGAVDQGFFQYQGSLSHGAADVDRSISLFFKVHDAELAFQPGWPHVSKVSGDVFVEDSGVRILASAGQLLDTQVNDIYVNIPHVPAGQNVHLFLDGGFAGGLGDGLKILQEAPIGTGPTFAGWEGEGDLQGKLKLDIPLAKGEEPKILVDFKTAKARLKLAEPALELTQLKGDFRFDSGKGLSGQNISARAFDKPVTAQIFADGSPGKLNTRVAASGQVEVKKLTDWLKVTQPLPVSGVIPYQLQLTLDGADSQLRVNSSLKGVAVDLPAPFGMTSEEGRDTTFRMTLQGDERRYWASYGDLASFTFAAPASNFADGRGDLFLGGGEAVLPGTKGLRIRGVLSELDVGPWKDLVDRYAGQDPGGSAKQLLSGADFKVGKLSGIGTTLDQASIQVARKPSAWALQLDSQQIKGSASLPDSKATPIAINLQTVRLPAPDPTVLADENSPDPLVSVDPTKIPAMDITINQLFQGQDLVGGWSLKIRPTPKGIVFNSLDLGLKGMLLVGSGGWEGVPGASNSWYKGRISGKNLADVLKGWGFAPSVTSQDFYMDVDGRWPGSPAWVATKRFSGSLDATLNQGQFVEVEGSAQALRVFGLLNFNSIGRRLRLDFSDLFGKGLSYDRVKGLLVGTNGVYVTREPIRLTGPSSTIELDGTLNMVADQIDAKLMVTLPVTNNLPIAALIVGAPAVGGALFLIDKLIGDRVSRFASVKYTVQGPWKEPKITFDKAF; encoded by the coding sequence ATGGACCGTCTGACACGCATTTTGGCCGCACTGACCCGCTGGGGTCTGGGCCTGTGCGCGTTGGTTTTGGTATTGATGGCCCTCTACGTCAGCCTTGGCCGAGAGCTGACGCCGTTAGTCGCCGAGTACCGTGCAGATATCGAAACCAAAGCCAGCGATGCCTTGGGCATGCCGTTGCAGATTGGCGAGCTCGAAGGCAACTGGAGTGGATTCGCCCCCATATTGATGGCCCGCGACGTGACGGTCGGCGAGGGCGCCAATGCCTTGCGCCTGGATCAGGTGCGCGCGGTGCCGGACCTTTGGGCCAGCCTGCTGGCCCGCCAGGTACGCATCGCTCATCTGGAGTTCAGCGGCCTGAAGATCAACCTCAAGCAAGCTGAGGACGGTCAATGGGTGCTGGAAGGTTTGCCGGTGCGGCAGGACCAGCCCGCCGATCCGGAACAACTGCTCAATCGCATGCAGATGCTCCAGCAACTGTCGGTGCTCGACAGCCAGGTGACCTTGCAGCCGTTTGGCCAGTCGCCGCTGACCCTGACGTACGTCGGTCTGAATCTGAAAACCGGGGCGTCACGGCAGCGACTTGACGCACGACTGACCCTGCCTGACGGGCAACCGGTGGCCATGAGCCTGCGTACCCGTATTCGAGCCAGCGAATGGAAGGACGGTGAAGCCGAGGTCTACCTGAGCCTGCCGCAAAGCGACTGGTCGAAGTGGTTGCCCGAGCGAGCGACCCAAGAGTGGACTTTTTCCGAGATCAAGGCCGGCGGCGAGCTGTGGGCGACCTGGGGCAAAGGTACCTTGCAAAGCGCTGCAGTGCGCCTGAACGCGCCACAACTCAAGGGCGCTTACGGCGAGCGCAAGCCGATCCAGATCGATAACCTGGCGCTCAATGGCTACTTCCAGCGCAGTGCTAAAGGCGCGTCGGTGACTCTGGACTCCCTGGCAATGAACCTCGGCGAGACCCGCTGGGAGACGCATTTGCAGCTCACGCAAAGCGCCGCCACTGATAAAACCGAAGAGCTCTGGCACCTGCAAGCCGACCGGGTTGATCTCACTCCGCTGACCCCGCTGCTCAATGCGCTGGCGCCGTTGCCCGAAGGATTTGCCACGGTCGTTGAGCGGCTCAAGGTCACGGGTGGCCTGCGTAACGTGCTGGTCGATTTCCGCCCCAATGCCATCGACGACAGCAAGTTCGGGTTTGCCGCCAACCTCGACCAGGTAGGCTTCGACGCCTATCACGGCGCGCCGGCGGCGCGGAATGTCAGCGGCAGCATCAGCGGTGACCTGGGGCAAGGCGAACTGCGCATGGACAGCAAGGATTTCATGCTGCACCTGGACCCGATTTTCGCCAAGCCGTGGCAGTACATTCAGGCCAATGCGCGGCTGACCTGGAAACTCGATAAAGAAAGTTTCACCCTGATTGCGCCGTATCTGAAAGTGCTGGGCGAGGAAGGCAAGATCGCCGGCGACTTCCTGATTCGCCTGCATTTCGATCACACCCAGGAAGACTACATGGACCTGCGGGTCGGCATGGTGGACGGCGACGGTCGCTACACTGCCAAGTACTTGCCGACGGTCCTCAGCCCGGCGCTGGACGAATGGCTGCGCACGGCGATTCTCAAAGGCGCGGTGGATCAAGGCTTCTTCCAGTATCAAGGTTCGCTCAGCCATGGTGCTGCGGACGTCGATCGCAGCATCAGCCTGTTCTTCAAGGTTCACGATGCCGAACTGGCCTTCCAGCCGGGCTGGCCCCATGTCAGCAAGGTCAGCGGTGATGTGTTTGTCGAAGACAGCGGCGTGCGGATTCTGGCCAGCGCGGGCCAGTTGCTCGATACGCAGGTCAACGATATCTACGTCAACATTCCCCATGTGCCGGCCGGACAGAACGTTCATTTGTTCCTCGATGGCGGATTTGCCGGCGGTTTGGGCGATGGCCTGAAAATCCTCCAGGAAGCGCCGATCGGCACCGGGCCAACCTTTGCCGGTTGGGAAGGCGAGGGTGACCTGCAAGGCAAGTTGAAGCTGGATATTCCTCTGGCAAAAGGCGAGGAACCGAAGATCCTCGTCGATTTCAAGACCGCCAAGGCACGTTTGAAACTGGCCGAACCTGCGCTGGAACTGACCCAGCTCAAAGGTGATTTCCGTTTCGACAGCGGCAAAGGCCTGAGCGGGCAAAACATCAGCGCACGGGCGTTCGACAAACCGGTCACCGCACAGATTTTTGCCGATGGCAGCCCGGGCAAGCTCAATACCCGGGTGGCCGCGTCAGGGCAGGTCGAGGTCAAGAAGCTGACTGACTGGCTGAAGGTGACCCAGCCTCTGCCGGTGAGCGGCGTGATCCCGTATCAACTGCAACTGACCCTGGACGGCGCCGACAGCCAGTTGAGGGTCAATTCCAGCCTCAAGGGCGTGGCCGTCGATTTGCCTGCACCGTTCGGCATGACTTCCGAAGAAGGGCGCGACACGACGTTCCGCATGACCTTGCAGGGCGACGAGCGGCGCTATTGGGCCAGCTACGGGGACCTGGCGAGTTTCACGTTCGCGGCCCCGGCCAGCAATTTCGCCGACGGTCGCGGGGACTTGTTCCTCGGTGGCGGCGAGGCCGTGTTGCCGGGCACCAAAGGCCTGCGGATACGGGGCGTGCTGTCGGAGCTGGACGTTGGCCCGTGGAAGGATCTGGTGGACAGATACGCCGGACAGGACCCCGGAGGCAGCGCCAAGCAATTGCTCAGCGGCGCGGATTTCAAGGTGGGCAAGCTCAGCGGTATCGGCACCACCCTCGATCAGGCTTCGATCCAGGTAGCGCGCAAGCCTTCCGCCTGGGCGCTGCAACTGGACAGCCAGCAGATCAAGGGCAGTGCCAGTCTTCCCGATTCGAAGGCCACGCCAATCGCGATCAATCTGCAAACCGTGCGCCTGCCCGCACCGGACCCGACCGTGCTGGCCGATGAAAACTCGCCGGATCCGCTGGTGTCGGTGGACCCGACGAAAATCCCCGCGATGGATATCACCATCAATCAGCTATTCCAGGGGCAGGATCTGGTGGGGGGCTGGTCGCTGAAAATTCGTCCGACGCCCAAGGGCATCGTGTTCAACTCCCTGGATTTGGGCCTCAAGGGCATGCTGTTGGTGGGCAGCGGCGGCTGGGAAGGCGTGCCGGGTGCCAGCAACAGCTGGTACAAGGGCCGTATCAGCGGCAAGAACCTCGCTGATGTGCTCAAGGGCTGGGGTTTTGCACCGAGCGTCACCAGCCAGGACTTCTATATGGATGTCGATGGCCGCTGGCCCGGCTCACCGGCCTGGGTGGCGACCAAGCGTTTCTCCGGCTCGCTCGATGCGACGCTCAATCAGGGCCAGTTCGTCGAGGTTGAGGGCAGTGCCCAGGCGCTGCGGGTATTTGGCTTGCTCAACTTCAACTCCATCGGCCGACGCCTGCGCCTGGACTTCTCCGACCTGTTCGGTAAAGGCTTGAGCTATGACCGGGTCAAGGGACTGCTGGTTGGGACCAATGGCGTGTATGTCACCCGTGAGCCCATTCGGCTGACAGGCCCGTCGAGCACCATTGAACTCGACGGCACCCTGAACATGGTGGCCGATCAGATCGATGCGAAACTGATGGTGACCTTGCCGGTGACCAATAACCTGCCAATTGCCGCACTGATCGTCGGTGCACCGGCGGTCGGCGGGGCGCTGTTCCTGATCGACAAGCTGATCGGTGACCGCGTCTCCCGTTTCGCCAGTGTGAAGTACACCGTCCAGGGGCCGTGGAAAGAACCGAAAATCACCTTCGACAAGGCTTTTTGA
- the rng gene encoding ribonuclease G, translated as MSEEILINITPMESRVAVVENGVLQEVHVERTQKRGIVGNIYKGKVVRVLPGMQAAFVDIGLDRAAFIHASEISLREGPAVESISALVHEGQSLVVQVTKDPIGSKGARLTTQLSIPSRYLVYMPRTAHVGISLKIEDEAERERLKQVVTDCVAKEGIKEAGGFILRTAAEGAGADEILMDIRYLRRLWDQINAQIKTISAPSVIYEDLGLALRTLRDLVSPKIEKIRIDSRETFQKTTQFVAELMPEIADRLEHYPGERPIFDLYGVEDEIQKALERKVPLKSGGYLVVDPAEAMSTIDVNTGAFVGHRNLEETIFKTNLEAATAIARQLRLRNLGGIIIIDFIDMEDEEHQRQVLRTLEKQLERDHAKTNIIGITELGLVQMTRKRTRESLEQVLCEPCNACQGRGKLKTPETVCYEIFREILREARAYQAEGYRVLANQKVVDRLLDEESGNVAELEGFIGRTIRFQVETMYSQEQYDVVLL; from the coding sequence ATGAGTGAAGAGATCCTGATCAACATCACGCCGATGGAGTCGCGCGTGGCGGTGGTCGAAAACGGTGTCCTGCAAGAGGTCCATGTCGAGCGTACGCAAAAGCGCGGGATCGTCGGCAACATCTATAAAGGCAAGGTCGTGCGGGTATTGCCGGGAATGCAGGCGGCATTCGTCGATATCGGCCTGGATCGCGCCGCATTCATTCATGCGTCGGAAATTTCCCTGCGCGAAGGCCCGGCGGTCGAGAGCATCAGTGCGCTGGTGCACGAGGGCCAGAGCCTGGTTGTGCAAGTAACCAAGGACCCGATCGGTTCCAAAGGTGCACGCCTGACCACCCAGCTTTCGATTCCTTCGCGTTACCTGGTGTACATGCCGCGCACCGCTCACGTTGGCATTTCCCTGAAGATCGAAGACGAAGCCGAGCGCGAACGCCTCAAGCAAGTGGTCACCGACTGCGTGGCCAAGGAAGGGATCAAGGAGGCCGGCGGTTTCATCCTGCGCACGGCAGCCGAAGGTGCCGGCGCGGATGAAATCCTCATGGACATCCGCTACCTGCGCCGGCTCTGGGATCAGATCAACGCCCAGATCAAAACCATCAGTGCGCCGAGCGTGATCTACGAAGACCTCGGTCTGGCGCTGCGCACCCTGCGTGACCTGGTGAGCCCGAAAATCGAGAAGATCCGCATCGACTCCCGGGAAACCTTCCAGAAAACCACGCAATTCGTCGCCGAACTGATGCCCGAGATTGCCGACCGCCTGGAGCATTACCCGGGTGAGCGGCCGATTTTCGACCTGTATGGCGTCGAAGACGAAATCCAGAAGGCCCTCGAGCGCAAGGTCCCGCTCAAGTCCGGCGGTTATCTGGTGGTTGATCCGGCGGAAGCCATGAGCACCATCGACGTCAACACCGGGGCGTTCGTCGGCCATCGCAACCTCGAAGAGACCATCTTCAAGACCAACCTCGAAGCCGCGACGGCCATCGCCCGTCAATTGCGCCTGCGTAACCTGGGCGGAATCATCATTATCGACTTCATCGACATGGAAGATGAAGAACACCAGCGCCAGGTGTTGCGCACGCTCGAAAAGCAACTGGAACGCGATCACGCCAAGACCAACATCATCGGTATCACCGAGCTGGGCCTGGTGCAGATGACCCGCAAGCGCACCCGCGAAAGCCTTGAACAAGTGCTGTGCGAGCCGTGCAATGCCTGTCAGGGACGGGGCAAGCTCAAGACCCCGGAAACCGTTTGCTACGAAATCTTCCGCGAAATCCTGCGCGAGGCTCGCGCCTATCAGGCGGAAGGCTATCGTGTATTGGCGAACCAGAAAGTGGTGGACCGCCTGCTCGACGAAGAGTCGGGCAACGTCGCCGAGCTCGAAGGGTTTATCGGGCGCACCATCCGTTTTCAGGTCGAAACCATGTATTCCCAGGAACAATACGACGTGGTGCTGCTCTGA